In one Mycobacterium sp. NBC_00419 genomic region, the following are encoded:
- a CDS encoding HU family DNA-binding protein yields the protein MNKAELIDALTAKLNVDRRQATDAVENIVDTIVRAVHKGDSVTITGFGVFEQRRRAARVARNPRTGETVKVKPTSVPAFRPGAQFKAVVSGAQKLPSEGPAVKRGAVSGPVKKAAVKKAVRKAVVKKAAPAKKAPVKKAAPVKKAAPAKKAPVKKAAPVKKAAPAKKAPVKKAAPVKKAAPAKKAPVKKAAPAKKAAPAKKAPVKKAAPAKKAPAKKAPAKKGRR from the coding sequence ATGAACAAAGCAGAGCTGATCGACGCTCTCACCGCGAAGCTGAACGTGGATCGTCGGCAGGCTACTGACGCGGTCGAGAACATCGTCGACACCATTGTGCGCGCGGTGCACAAGGGCGACAGTGTGACCATCACCGGTTTCGGTGTTTTCGAACAGCGTCGTCGGGCCGCCCGCGTTGCGCGCAATCCGCGCACCGGTGAAACCGTGAAAGTAAAGCCGACTTCCGTTCCTGCCTTCCGTCCCGGCGCCCAGTTCAAGGCTGTCGTCTCTGGCGCGCAGAAGCTTCCGTCCGAGGGACCCGCGGTCAAGCGCGGCGCCGTCAGTGGCCCGGTCAAGAAGGCTGCCGTCAAGAAGGCGGTCCGCAAGGCCGTCGTGAAGAAGGCCGCTCCGGCTAAGAAGGCTCCGGTCAAGAAGGCCGCTCCGGTCAAGAAGGCCGCTCCGGCTAAGAAGGCTCCGGTCAAGAAGGCCGCTCCGGTCAAGAAGGCCGCTCCGGCTAAGAAGGCTCCGGTCAAGAAGGCCGCTCCGGTCAAGAAGGCCGCTCCGGCTAAGAAGGCTCCGGTCAAGAAGGCCGCTCCGGCCAAGAAGGCCGCTCCGGCTAAGAAGGCTCCGGTCAAGAAGGCCGCTCCGGCCAAGAAGGCCCCGGCCAAGAAGGCTCCGGCCAAGAAGGGCCGTCGCTAA
- the leuC gene encoding 3-isopropylmalate dehydratase large subunit: MAQTDKPRTLPEKVWEDHVVVPGAGSGSSREPDLIYIDLHLVHEVTSPQAFDGLRLAGRPVHRPDLTIATEDHNVPTVDIDKPIADPISRTQVDTLRHNCEEFGVRLHRMGDAEQGIVHVMGPQLGLTQPGMTIVCGDSHTSTHGAFGAIAMGIGTSEVEHVLATQTLPLRPFKTMAVNVDGQLPRGVTAKDIILAVIAKIGTGGGQGYVIEYRGSTIESLSMEGRMTICNMSIEAGARAGLVAPDETTYEFLRGRPYAPTGADWDAAVDAWEKLKTDPGAEFDTEVYIDATTLSPFVTWGTNPGQGVPLSGSVPDPELMPDSERQSAEKALAYMDLRAGTPMREVSVDAVFVGSCTNGRIEDLRAVADVLRGRKVADGVRMLVVPGSMRVRAQAESEGLGEIFTAAGAEWRQAGCSMCLGMNPDQLAPGERCASTSNRNFEGRQGKGSRTHLVSPAVAAATAVRGTLSSPADLEN; this comes from the coding sequence ATGGCCCAGACCGACAAGCCAAGAACGCTGCCCGAGAAGGTGTGGGAGGACCACGTGGTCGTCCCCGGCGCGGGCAGTGGCAGTTCGCGTGAACCCGATCTGATCTACATCGATCTCCACCTCGTCCACGAGGTGACCAGCCCGCAGGCCTTCGACGGCCTGCGGTTGGCCGGACGTCCGGTGCATCGCCCGGATCTGACGATCGCCACCGAGGACCACAATGTCCCCACGGTCGACATCGACAAGCCGATCGCCGACCCGATCTCACGCACCCAGGTCGACACCCTGCGGCACAACTGCGAAGAATTCGGCGTCCGGTTGCACCGGATGGGCGACGCGGAACAGGGCATCGTGCATGTGATGGGACCGCAACTCGGCCTCACCCAGCCGGGCATGACGATCGTCTGCGGCGACAGCCACACCTCCACCCATGGCGCGTTCGGCGCCATCGCAATGGGAATCGGCACCTCGGAGGTCGAACATGTGCTGGCAACACAGACACTTCCGTTGCGCCCGTTCAAGACGATGGCGGTCAACGTCGACGGTCAGCTGCCGCGCGGGGTGACGGCCAAGGACATCATCCTGGCCGTCATCGCCAAGATCGGCACCGGCGGCGGCCAGGGCTATGTCATCGAATATCGGGGCAGCACCATCGAATCGCTGTCGATGGAAGGGCGCATGACCATCTGCAATATGAGCATCGAAGCCGGTGCGCGCGCCGGCCTGGTCGCCCCTGACGAGACTACCTACGAGTTCCTGCGCGGCCGCCCGTACGCGCCCACCGGCGCGGATTGGGATGCCGCGGTGGATGCTTGGGAGAAGCTGAAAACCGACCCCGGGGCAGAATTCGACACCGAGGTCTACATCGACGCGACGACGCTGAGCCCATTCGTGACGTGGGGTACCAATCCCGGTCAGGGCGTGCCGCTGTCTGGATCTGTGCCCGATCCGGAGCTGATGCCGGATTCCGAGCGGCAATCAGCTGAGAAGGCTTTGGCATACATGGACCTTCGAGCGGGTACCCCGATGCGCGAGGTCTCCGTCGACGCCGTGTTCGTCGGCTCGTGCACCAATGGTCGCATCGAGGATCTGCGGGCAGTCGCCGATGTGCTGCGCGGCCGCAAGGTCGCCGACGGAGTGCGGATGCTCGTCGTGCCCGGCTCGATGCGGGTGCGCGCCCAGGCCGAATCCGAAGGCCTCGGCGAGATCTTCACCGCCGCAGGCGCCGAATGGCGCCAGGCAGGCTGCTCGATGTGCCTGGGAATGAACCCCGATCAGCTCGCGCCGGGCGAGCGTTGCGCCTCGACGTCGAACCGGAACTTCGAAGGCAGGCAGGGCAAGGGAAGCCGCACGCACCTGGTTTCGCCTGCTGTCGCCGCCGCCACCGCGGTGCGCGGCACGCTGTCCTCGCCCGCCGATCTCGAAAACTAG
- a CDS encoding zinc ribbon domain-containing protein: MPSPIFPQQSPSGRRGFGACLILLAVVLAGCALLRWQAPMIAIAALGLPALFLLYLRQTRQPTRDAVISAVIGIGLGVGWAVVVGPIVAQAYSAALGSQTELRHVAVSGVAIPAGGALLMLVPAVVVRAIDRASREPLRGFAAGALGATAFNGASTATLLWPQLAMGVVAHDQSAASLLAEALVEGLAWPLASLAGGAIVGIALWRTAFPDGLRRNGKRLAGALAVALIVITAMGLVDIAPLPLRAYVVAQLLIAVLAVVALRIAGRGALPREVPDGAAQSPTGVLVSWVSVLGVVAAAGVGVSTLITPVAKAYVCPPDCGRPPLGTPVETNPRYSGDNGAFSVAYPDKGSAYEVTFEPAGVAGVELTYVGGDTGTMVLFGEPALGRTPEQIVEQVLRSKYPQAGVSYQIPNASVGYQPGYGVVADVHSRDSAASYTRLRVIVMAAVKHDYALVAAAVGPYHEFSPDYGTGHPSGANLELAMDMGKYVNSFRWGGDRYGRRP, from the coding sequence TTGCCGAGTCCGATTTTCCCGCAGCAGTCCCCATCGGGGCGCCGTGGTTTCGGTGCCTGCCTGATCCTCTTGGCGGTGGTACTGGCCGGCTGTGCCCTGTTGCGGTGGCAGGCGCCGATGATCGCGATCGCCGCGCTCGGGCTGCCCGCACTGTTTCTTCTCTATCTGCGTCAGACCCGCCAGCCGACCCGTGATGCCGTCATATCCGCGGTGATCGGGATCGGGCTGGGTGTGGGTTGGGCGGTGGTCGTCGGTCCTATCGTTGCCCAGGCCTACAGCGCTGCCCTGGGCTCGCAAACGGAGCTGCGCCACGTCGCGGTCTCCGGGGTGGCGATCCCGGCCGGTGGCGCGCTTCTGATGCTGGTGCCCGCCGTGGTGGTGCGGGCGATCGACCGTGCGAGTCGGGAGCCGTTGCGCGGCTTCGCCGCCGGCGCACTGGGGGCCACCGCCTTCAATGGGGCCTCAACGGCCACGCTGTTGTGGCCGCAGCTGGCGATGGGCGTGGTCGCGCACGACCAATCGGCGGCGAGCCTGCTTGCCGAGGCACTCGTGGAGGGACTGGCGTGGCCATTGGCGTCGCTGGCCGGCGGTGCGATCGTCGGTATCGCCCTGTGGCGCACGGCGTTCCCGGATGGGCTTCGGCGCAACGGGAAACGACTCGCGGGCGCACTGGCGGTGGCGCTGATCGTGATAACCGCGATGGGGTTGGTGGACATCGCCCCGCTGCCGTTGCGGGCATACGTTGTCGCACAACTGCTCATCGCGGTGCTCGCGGTGGTAGCGCTGCGGATCGCCGGTCGCGGTGCCCTGCCGCGCGAGGTGCCTGACGGTGCAGCGCAGTCGCCGACCGGTGTGCTGGTCTCGTGGGTGAGTGTTCTCGGCGTCGTCGCCGCCGCAGGAGTGGGCGTGTCGACGCTGATCACGCCGGTCGCCAAGGCGTATGTGTGCCCACCGGATTGCGGCCGGCCACCGCTGGGCACACCGGTGGAAACCAACCCGCGCTACAGCGGGGACAACGGCGCGTTCTCGGTGGCCTATCCGGACAAGGGATCGGCCTACGAGGTCACGTTCGAGCCGGCGGGAGTGGCCGGCGTCGAGTTGACCTATGTCGGCGGCGACACCGGAACCATGGTGCTTTTCGGTGAGCCGGCGCTGGGGCGCACGCCCGAGCAGATCGTCGAGCAGGTTCTGCGCAGCAAGTACCCGCAGGCAGGAGTCAGCTACCAGATCCCCAACGCGTCAGTCGGTTACCAGCCGGGGTACGGGGTCGTCGCCGACGTCCATTCCCGGGACTCGGCGGCGTCCTACACCAGGCTGCGGGTGATCGTCATGGCAGCGGTCAAGCACGATTACGCACTCGTCGCGGCTGCGGTGGGGCCCTATCACGAATTCAGTCCCGATTACGGGACGGGTCACCCGTCGGGAGCCAACCTGGAACTGGCCATGGACATGGGCAAGTACGTCAACAGTTTCCGGTGGGGAGGCGACCGCTACGGGCGCCGCCCGTGA
- the leuD gene encoding 3-isopropylmalate dehydratase small subunit produces MDAFHTHTGIGVPLRRSNVDTDQIIPAVYLKRVTRTGFEDGLFAAWRNDPSFILNLSPFDRGSVLVAGPDFGTGSSREHAVWALMDYGFRVVISSRFADIFRGNAGKAGLLAAEVAQDDVELLWKLLEQNPGLEITVNLQDRNITAGTTVVPFTIDDYTAWRLLEGLDDIGLTLRKLSEIEAYEAARPSWKPRIVAPS; encoded by the coding sequence ATGGATGCCTTCCACACCCATACCGGCATCGGCGTTCCGCTGCGACGGTCCAATGTCGACACCGACCAGATCATTCCGGCGGTGTATTTGAAGCGGGTCACCCGAACTGGTTTCGAGGACGGACTTTTCGCCGCATGGCGCAACGATCCGTCATTCATCCTCAACCTGAGTCCATTCGACCGGGGCTCAGTGTTGGTCGCTGGACCCGATTTCGGCACCGGATCCTCGCGCGAGCATGCGGTCTGGGCGCTGATGGACTACGGATTCCGAGTGGTCATCTCATCCCGATTCGCCGACATCTTCCGCGGCAATGCGGGCAAGGCCGGCCTCTTGGCAGCCGAAGTGGCCCAAGATGACGTCGAACTGCTCTGGAAGCTGCTCGAGCAGAATCCGGGGCTGGAAATCACTGTGAATCTTCAAGATCGGAATATCACCGCCGGAACAACCGTGGTGCCGTTCACGATTGACGATTACACGGCATGGCGACTGCTCGAAGGTCTCGACGATATAGGCCTCACGCTGCGGAAACTCTCCGAAATCGAGGCCTACGAAGCGGCTCGGCCCAGCTGGAAGCCGCGCATCGTGGCGCCCTCCTGA
- a CDS encoding pyridoxamine 5'-phosphate oxidase family protein: MGTNQRNQIVMTDEEIVDFVARSRTGTMATVGPDGQPHLVAMWYGVIDGEIWVETKAKSQKTVNLRRNPRVSFLIEDGMTYDTLRGVAFEGVAEIVEDPDTIFKVGVNVWERYNGPYTDDLKPAVDMMMNKRIAVRIVANRTRSWDHRKLGMPAMPVAGSTAPQR, from the coding sequence ATGGGAACCAACCAGCGCAACCAGATCGTGATGACCGACGAGGAGATCGTCGACTTCGTCGCCCGCAGCCGCACCGGCACCATGGCCACCGTCGGCCCCGACGGCCAGCCGCACCTGGTGGCGATGTGGTACGGCGTTATCGACGGCGAGATCTGGGTCGAGACCAAAGCCAAGTCGCAGAAGACGGTGAACCTGCGCCGCAACCCGCGGGTCAGCTTCCTCATCGAGGACGGCATGACCTACGACACGCTGCGCGGTGTGGCGTTCGAAGGTGTCGCCGAGATCGTCGAGGACCCGGACACCATCTTCAAGGTCGGGGTCAACGTCTGGGAGCGCTATAACGGGCCCTACACCGACGACCTCAAGCCGGCCGTCGACATGATGATGAACAAGCGCATCGCCGTGCGCATCGTGGCCAATCGCACCCGCTCGTGGGACCACCGCAAGCTCGGCATGCCAGCGATGCCGGTGGCCGGTTCCACAGCTCCCCAGCGGTAG
- a CDS encoding S53 family peptidase, whose translation MRRRSGIVVAVVLLVVIAASAPWASRWTPQPPAISGPYASLLAASSNLGPSQAADAQLTVTLSTPARPATLIGWAQSHGLAVRWRDGQGWAVVTGPAQRLSDAFAVPIHDYRGQRGQVFYASPQQPVLPSALRGEADAAGRILSYLPHRMARPVLPLDVPRPGLSPKNLLTAYNATPLVDAGYTGKGATVVFFAFDGFDQRDLDMFADTSGLPRFAPVVVDGPLGPAHGETVMDLEVAHAIAPDARLVVVNARPTLVGGGTFEKIGAMFDSAARQYPGSVWSLSIGWGCEALVTAADLAPVRAALTNAHRRGIAVFDASGDAGGLECKGGQDWSAPPGPDDVGVDSVASLPEITSVGGTTLSTDLEGRWLEERAWVDVPMSQGTSGGVSQLFARPAYQHELSGERDAAHRLVPDVSAVADPFTGVKLIYEQASRIGGGTSQAAPIWAGLTVLMNQYVMDRGGRPLGDINALLYRVAEGSHLPGFRDITLGGNAVDTPGAGYDLVTGLGSPNVANLAPNLLDAQRARLIAGDYLPAGG comes from the coding sequence ATGCGCCGCCGATCCGGGATCGTGGTCGCCGTGGTGCTGCTGGTCGTAATCGCGGCATCCGCACCATGGGCGTCGCGATGGACACCGCAGCCACCGGCGATCTCCGGTCCGTATGCCTCGCTGCTGGCCGCGTCGTCGAACCTCGGCCCCTCGCAGGCGGCTGATGCCCAGCTCACTGTCACGCTGTCCACGCCCGCACGCCCGGCCACGCTGATCGGGTGGGCGCAGTCCCACGGCCTTGCGGTCCGCTGGCGCGACGGCCAGGGCTGGGCGGTGGTCACCGGACCCGCACAACGACTCTCGGATGCGTTCGCCGTCCCGATTCACGACTACCGGGGCCAACGCGGCCAGGTCTTCTACGCCTCGCCGCAACAACCGGTCCTGCCGAGCGCGCTGCGCGGCGAGGCCGATGCCGCCGGACGGATCCTGAGCTACCTGCCGCACCGGATGGCGCGCCCCGTCCTGCCACTGGACGTACCCCGGCCCGGTTTGAGCCCGAAGAATCTGCTCACCGCCTACAACGCGACCCCGCTCGTCGACGCCGGCTACACCGGAAAAGGCGCCACCGTCGTCTTCTTCGCGTTCGACGGCTTCGACCAACGTGATCTGGACATGTTCGCCGACACCTCCGGGCTGCCGCGGTTCGCCCCGGTCGTGGTCGACGGCCCACTCGGTCCCGCGCACGGCGAGACCGTGATGGATCTGGAAGTGGCCCACGCCATTGCCCCCGATGCGCGCCTGGTGGTGGTCAACGCCCGCCCGACCCTGGTAGGCGGGGGCACCTTCGAGAAGATCGGCGCGATGTTCGATTCCGCCGCCCGGCAATACCCCGGCTCGGTGTGGAGCCTGTCGATCGGTTGGGGCTGTGAGGCTCTGGTCACCGCGGCCGACCTAGCGCCGGTGCGTGCCGCGCTGACCAACGCCCATCGCCGCGGCATCGCGGTCTTCGACGCCAGCGGTGACGCCGGGGGACTGGAATGCAAGGGCGGCCAGGACTGGTCGGCGCCCCCCGGCCCAGACGACGTGGGGGTGGACTCGGTCGCGTCGCTGCCGGAGATCACCTCGGTCGGGGGCACCACGCTGTCCACCGATCTGGAGGGCAGGTGGCTCGAGGAGCGAGCATGGGTCGACGTGCCGATGTCGCAGGGCACCAGCGGAGGCGTGTCCCAATTGTTCGCCCGCCCCGCATATCAGCACGAGCTCTCCGGCGAGCGCGATGCCGCACACCGGCTGGTTCCTGACGTGTCGGCGGTCGCCGATCCCTTCACCGGTGTGAAGCTGATCTACGAGCAGGCTTCCCGAATCGGTGGCGGCACCTCGCAGGCGGCACCGATCTGGGCGGGCCTCACGGTGCTGATGAATCAGTACGTGATGGATCGCGGCGGCAGGCCGCTGGGCGACATCAACGCTCTGCTCTACCGGGTGGCCGAGGGCTCGCATCTACCCGGCTTCCGCGATATCACGTTGGGCGGCAACGCCGTCGACACACCAGGTGCGGGATATGACCTGGTGACCGGGCTGGGAAGCCCCAACGTCGCGAATCTGGCCCCCAATCTCCTCGACGCGCAGCGGGCACGGCTCATCGCGGGCGACTATCTGCCCGCCGGCGGGTGA
- a CDS encoding IclR family transcriptional regulator — protein sequence MRQDSGIGVLDKAVGVLHSIAESPCGLAELCERTGLPRATAHRLAAGLEVHRLLARDTAGRWRLGPALSELAAQVNDPLLAAGAAVLPRLREITGESVQLYRLEGTSRVCIAALEPPAGLRDTVPVGARLPLTAGSGAKVLLAYSDTATQQAVLASAKFTERTLAEVRRRGWAQSAAEREPGVASVSAPVRDRSGAVIAAVSVSGPIDRMGRRPGARWAADLLSAAEALTRRL from the coding sequence ATGAGACAGGATAGCGGCATCGGCGTGCTCGACAAAGCTGTGGGCGTGCTGCATTCGATTGCCGAGTCACCCTGCGGGCTGGCCGAACTCTGCGAGCGCACCGGCCTGCCGCGCGCGACCGCGCACCGACTGGCCGCCGGACTGGAAGTCCACCGCCTACTGGCCCGCGACACCGCCGGGCGCTGGCGGCTGGGACCGGCGCTGAGCGAACTGGCCGCACAGGTCAACGATCCCCTGCTGGCCGCAGGAGCTGCGGTTCTGCCGCGGCTGCGGGAGATCACCGGCGAAAGCGTGCAGCTGTACCGCCTGGAGGGCACGTCGCGGGTGTGTATTGCGGCCCTGGAACCACCTGCGGGCCTTCGCGATACGGTGCCGGTCGGGGCCCGTCTGCCGTTAACGGCAGGTTCGGGGGCCAAAGTGCTGCTGGCCTACAGCGACACCGCCACCCAACAGGCCGTGCTTGCGTCGGCGAAGTTCACCGAGCGCACCCTGGCCGAGGTGCGCCGTCGCGGCTGGGCGCAGAGCGCGGCCGAACGCGAGCCCGGAGTGGCCAGTGTCTCTGCGCCGGTGCGCGATCGCAGCGGCGCGGTCATCGCGGCGGTGTCGGTTTCCGGGCCGATCGACCGGATGGGCCGGCGTCCGGGTGCGCGCTGGGCGGCCGACTTATTGTCCGCCGCCGAGGCGCTCACCCGCCGTTTGTGA
- a CDS encoding NUDIX hydrolase: MAKGTSRGGSKTSSTKNVSSKKGKPAQRVIAAGAVLWRPGPETGRIEIALIHRPRYDDWSLPKGKLDAGENEPAAAVREIWEETGQRSHLGRWLTEVSYPIPEGIKVVHYWAARAVGGEFAPGDEVDRLEWLSPEDASDRLTYPHDRDVLKKFAEHPADTQTVLVVRHGTAGVKSRYKGDDRKRPLDKNGRAQAESLVAQLMAFGPTAIHAADRARCTQTVEPLAQELGVTITTEADLTEESYAENPQAARDRLLDIVAHGGTPVICTQGKVIPYLLAWWREGDVGKPDRVRNRKGSTWVLSLAGNEIIAADYIASPLARKS, encoded by the coding sequence GTGGCCAAGGGGACGTCACGCGGCGGCTCGAAAACCAGTTCGACCAAGAACGTTTCGAGTAAGAAAGGCAAACCCGCCCAGCGCGTGATCGCCGCGGGAGCTGTCCTGTGGCGGCCGGGTCCCGAGACCGGCCGGATAGAGATCGCGCTGATCCACCGACCGCGCTATGACGACTGGTCACTGCCCAAGGGCAAGCTTGACGCCGGCGAGAACGAACCGGCGGCCGCGGTACGCGAGATCTGGGAAGAGACCGGCCAGCGGTCACATCTGGGCCGCTGGCTGACCGAGGTGAGTTACCCGATCCCCGAAGGCATCAAGGTGGTGCACTACTGGGCGGCACGCGCTGTTGGTGGCGAGTTCGCTCCCGGCGACGAAGTCGACCGACTGGAGTGGCTGTCACCGGAGGACGCCTCGGACCGGCTTACTTATCCGCACGACCGCGACGTTCTCAAGAAGTTCGCCGAACACCCCGCTGACACCCAGACGGTATTGGTCGTCCGGCACGGGACCGCCGGGGTGAAATCGCGCTACAAGGGTGACGACCGGAAACGGCCGCTGGACAAGAACGGTCGCGCCCAGGCCGAATCACTGGTCGCACAACTGATGGCGTTCGGGCCCACCGCTATCCACGCCGCCGACCGGGCCCGCTGCACGCAGACGGTCGAACCGCTGGCACAGGAACTGGGCGTCACGATCACCACAGAAGCCGACCTCACCGAGGAGTCCTACGCCGAGAATCCCCAGGCCGCACGGGATCGCCTGCTCGACATCGTCGCCCACGGCGGCACCCCGGTGATCTGCACGCAGGGCAAGGTGATTCCGTATCTCCTGGCGTGGTGGCGCGAGGGTGACGTCGGCAAGCCGGACCGGGTCCGCAACCGCAAGGGAAGCACGTGGGTGCTCTCGCTGGCGGGCAACGAGATCATCGCGGCCGATTACATCGCCAGCCCGCTGGCCCGCAAGAGCTAG
- a CDS encoding RNA degradosome polyphosphate kinase gives MIAGVTDTEAEPRAADDDWQPGETPVAPPAATAAAVEDPLPEDRYLNRELSWLDFNARVLALAADTSMPLLERAKFLAIFASNLDEFYMVRVAGLKRRDEMGLSVRSADGLTPREQLRRIGDRTRQISLRHAEVFLESVRPGLAEEGIHIVTWKELSEADRTDLSKYFHDQVFPVLTPLAVDPAHPFPFVSGLSLNLAVAVRSPEDGGEHFARVKVPDNVDRFVVLRSADPDDKSVRFLPMEELIAAFLPVLFPGMEIVEQHAFRITRNADMDVEDRDEDLLQALERELARRRFGPPVRLEVADDMTEHMLELLLRELDVHPGDVVEVPGLLDLSALWQVYGVDRPALKDRPFVPATHQAFGERETPKSIFSTLRDGDVLVHHPYHSFSTSVQRFIEQAAADPNVLAIKQTLYRTSGDSPIVNALIEAAAAGKQVVALVELKARFDEQANIKWARALEDAGVHVVYGLIGLKTHCKTCLVVRREGSTIRRYCHIGTGNYNPKTARLYEDVGLLTASPDIGADLTDLFNSLTGYSRKVSYRNLLVAPHGVRRGIVERIDREIEAHRAGGNGRIRLKANALVDEQVIDALYRASQSGVRVEIVVRGICALKPGVEGFSENIVVRSILGQFLEHSRIFHFNAINEFFIGSADMMHRNLDRRVEVLAQVKDPRLTGYLDEIFESAMDPSTRCWELGSDGSWTASPQDGRQVRDHQVWLMELHRQR, from the coding sequence ATGATCGCTGGTGTGACCGATACGGAAGCAGAACCGAGAGCCGCGGACGACGACTGGCAGCCGGGTGAGACGCCGGTCGCCCCGCCCGCGGCCACCGCGGCGGCGGTGGAGGACCCTCTGCCCGAAGACCGGTACCTCAACCGCGAGCTGAGCTGGCTGGACTTCAATGCCCGGGTGCTGGCGCTGGCCGCCGACACCTCGATGCCGCTGCTGGAACGCGCGAAGTTCCTGGCGATCTTCGCGTCCAATCTCGACGAGTTCTACATGGTCCGCGTTGCCGGACTCAAGCGGCGCGACGAGATGGGCCTGTCGGTCCGCTCGGCCGACGGATTGACCCCCCGCGAGCAGTTGCGCCGCATCGGCGACCGCACCCGGCAGATCTCTCTGCGGCACGCCGAGGTGTTCCTGGAATCGGTCCGGCCCGGCCTGGCCGAAGAGGGCATCCACATCGTCACGTGGAAGGAACTCAGCGAGGCCGATCGCACCGATCTGTCGAAGTACTTCCACGATCAGGTTTTCCCGGTCCTCACACCGCTGGCCGTGGATCCGGCGCACCCGTTCCCGTTCGTCAGCGGCCTGAGCCTGAACCTGGCCGTCGCCGTCCGCTCACCAGAGGACGGCGGGGAGCACTTCGCCCGGGTCAAGGTGCCCGACAACGTGGATCGCTTCGTCGTGCTCCGCAGCGCCGATCCCGATGACAAGTCGGTTCGCTTCCTGCCCATGGAGGAACTCATCGCGGCGTTCCTGCCGGTGTTGTTCCCCGGCATGGAAATCGTGGAGCAGCACGCATTCCGGATCACCCGCAACGCCGACATGGATGTCGAGGACCGCGACGAAGACCTGCTGCAGGCTCTCGAGCGGGAACTGGCGCGGCGACGCTTCGGCCCGCCGGTGCGACTCGAGGTCGCCGACGACATGACCGAGCACATGCTCGAGTTGCTGCTGCGCGAATTGGACGTCCACCCCGGCGATGTGGTGGAGGTGCCAGGGCTGCTGGACCTTTCGGCGCTGTGGCAGGTCTACGGAGTCGACCGTCCCGCCCTCAAGGACCGTCCGTTCGTGCCGGCCACACACCAGGCCTTCGGTGAACGCGAAACCCCCAAGAGCATCTTCTCGACACTGCGTGACGGCGACGTGCTGGTGCATCACCCGTACCACTCGTTCTCGACGAGTGTGCAGCGGTTCATCGAGCAGGCCGCCGCAGACCCGAATGTGTTGGCCATCAAGCAGACGCTGTATCGCACCTCCGGTGACTCCCCGATCGTCAACGCCTTGATCGAGGCTGCCGCCGCGGGCAAGCAGGTGGTCGCGCTGGTGGAGCTCAAGGCCCGCTTCGACGAGCAGGCCAACATCAAGTGGGCCCGCGCCTTGGAAGATGCTGGCGTGCATGTGGTCTACGGCCTCATCGGGCTCAAGACCCACTGCAAGACCTGCCTGGTGGTGCGCCGCGAGGGCTCGACCATCCGCCGTTACTGCCACATCGGCACCGGCAACTACAACCCGAAGACAGCTCGGCTCTACGAAGACGTCGGCCTGTTGACGGCGTCGCCCGACATCGGCGCCGACCTGACCGACCTGTTCAACTCGCTGACCGGCTACTCGCGCAAGGTGAGCTACCGCAACCTGCTGGTGGCCCCGCACGGCGTTCGCCGCGGCATCGTCGAGCGCATCGATCGCGAGATCGAAGCTCACCGCGCCGGAGGCAACGGCCGGATCCGGCTGAAGGCCAATGCCCTTGTCGACGAGCAGGTCATCGATGCGCTCTATCGCGCGTCGCAGTCGGGGGTGCGGGTCGAGATCGTCGTACGCGGTATCTGTGCACTCAAACCGGGCGTCGAGGGATTCTCCGAGAACATCGTCGTCCGGTCGATTCTCGGTCAGTTCCTGGAGCACTCGCGGATTTTCCACTTCAACGCCATCAACGAGTTCTTCATCGGCAGTGCCGACATGATGCACCGAAACCTCGACCGCCGCGTCGAGGTGCTGGCTCAGGTCAAGGACCCGCGCCTCACCGGATATCTCGACGAGATCTTCGAGTCGGCGATGGACCCGTCGACCCGGTGCTGGGAACTCGGATCCGACGGCAGTTGGACCGCCTCACCACAAGACGGTCGCCAGGTCCGCGACCACCAGGTGTGGCTGATGGAACTCCATCGGCAACGCTGA